AGTTCTTCAAGGGCCTTGATCACGTGCTCGGGCGCTATGGTTTTCTTAGCCTCATTGTCCGCCATTTCGGAAGCCATCGAGGACAATATCATTATAAACTCTATACCGGAGTTGATAATTATTTCTCTCGCGTCCTTGGTGAACATCAAGTCTTGGTCCAGTATTTCAGATATCATCTTTTGCACGGTCGCTAAAGACATATGGTTTTTCTCCAAGTTAGTAAGACTGCATAGTACTTACTTCAAAGTTTGGGTTTTACAATGATACTACAATAAACATACCCTTGGGGAGCGACACATTATCGGAGTCTCCAGCCATCAATTAATCAATAATACAACGGTATCAGTGAATGTCGCTTTGATTCTTCTTGCCAGTCTTAATCTGGTAACTCTACACGATAGAAGACGACAGGGCGAGCAGAGGGCGAAAAGCGCGGCCGTTTATATAGGAGAGAGCAGCGGGCTGGGCATTCTAAAGAGGTGAAGATATTAACGGCACATATTTCAGTGCGTTTAAGATAAGAAACTTGGAAGTAATTAAGcatatcaaattttttaggCTAGTAGTGGCACAGACAGATTATTGTATATATTGAAGGCAATCTTTTTGTATTGGTTTGCGTTAGACATATTATACAGTTCCCCTTATTTATTAATATGTCACGTTTCACGGGGATGAGCTTCTtgacaagaaaattttatccaattttttttcttttttcaatatcttttCGCAGGTGAAGCGATgaggtgaaaaatttagcAAGTATTGTATATACGTATGGAATTATGGATGCCGAAGATTGAGTATATTTTTGCTTAGCAGGTAGGTAAAAGATAATCAGGTATTATAATTATTTACTATTGATGGATTCACCTGTTGTACTTTCCGCTTACGACCCATCAGGTCAATATTTGTGCTACGTGACCGTAGCTTTGGACAAACAACGTATTGGTGTGCAGCCCACTCAGAGGGCTACTACTTCCGGGGTTGATGCTGTATGGAATGATAATTTTCTGTATTTAGAAGattcaaaattgaaagtgaCATGTTTGAAGTGGGTGACCTTGGCTTCTTCAGACACAGTGGCTATTATATTAGGTATGAATAGCGGTGAGATTTGGTTATATTCGGTACTGGCCAACGAGGTCACTTACAAATTTACTACAGGCAATTCTTACGAAATTAAAGACTTGGATTTGATGGGCAACGAATTGTGGTGTATCGACTCCAGCGACGCATTTTATCAGTTCGATCTTTTAGAATTTAAACTGTTGCAGCATTTCAGGATAAGCGACTGCGTTCAATTGAACAAGCTAACCATTGTTCCTACAGGAAATTCAATCACAAAGCTTTTGGTGGCATCTCattccatttctttgatcgatatcgaagaaaagaaggttATATCGACGTTTCCAGGTCATGTATCTCCAGTATCGACGCTGCAAATTATAACCAATGATTTCTTCGTATCTGGTGCAGAAAATGATAGATTTTTGAACGTATACGATATTCATTCTGGTATGACCAAATGCGTCCTTGTGGCTGAGTCAGATATCAAAGAGTTGTCCCATTCAGGCCAAGCTGATTCGATCGTAGTAACGACTGAGGATGGTAATTTAGAAATCTTCGTTGACCCACTGGTATCGAattcaacaaagaaaagaggtaACAAGTCCAAAAAATGTAGTAAAAAGATTCAAATTGCTAGTAAAGACGGCAAAAAGATCCCGATTTATAACGCCTTCGTTAATAAAGAAGTTTTGAATGTGTCATGGTTACAAAATGCTACAATGCCtttcttcaagaacttGCAATGGAGAGAATTACCCAATGAATATACCGCTGAAATTTCCTTAAGTTGGAATATTAAGAATAGATCCGCCAATCGTGATTTACATGGTACAGACCTTGCTTCAGCTACCAATTATGTGGAAGGTAACGCGAGGGTCACTTCTGGAGATAATTTTAAGCATGTTGATGATGCTATAAAGAGCTGGGAAAGAGAATTGACTTCCTTGGAACAAGAGCAAGCTAAATCCCTGCACCCAAATGAACTATTGACGGAAACTTTTGGTGACAAGCTGGAATCAAGCACTGTCGCAAGACTCAAtgggaagaagaataatttaAAGGGTTCCAATCTCAAGACTGCCACCACAACAGGTACAGTAACAGTCATTTTGTCGCAAGCATTACAGTCTAATGATCATTCACTATTGGAGACAGTGCTCAATAACCGTGATGAAAGAGTCATTAGAGATACCATTTTCCGTCTGAAACCAGCCTTGGCTGTCATCCTCTTGGAAAGGTTGGCGGAGAGAATTGCAAGACAAACCCATCGTCAAGGCCCATTGAACGTTTGGGTAAAATGGTGCTTGATCATTCATGGTGGCTATTTGGTTTCCATCCCAAATTTGATGTCCACTTTATCGTCGTTGCATTCCACTTTGAAAAGGCGCTCCGATTTACTACCAAGATTACTAGCACTGGATGCCAGGTTAGATTGTACCATAAATAAGTTCAAGAGTTTGAATTATGAAACAAGTGACATCTACCTATCAGAACCAGTTatcgaagaagatgaggaagagGTTGAATATAATGAGGAACTCGATGATGCCGGTCTTATAGAAGATGGCGAAGAGTCTTATGGAAGTGAAGACGAAGGCAGTGATAGTGGTAACGAAGAGGAAGACGAAAAGGAATATACCTCATCTAAACAAGACGGTCACTTGGAAGGAGAGCATACCAACCctgaagaggaagaagcaGGTTATAGTGATGTTGAAATGGAATAGATGATATCATGCATAAAAATGCATTCACGCATGAAAATACAAAATAATTTCTAAGCACATACATGTTTATATAGAGTTCACCACAtaatgtaaaaaaaaacaaaggaTAATTAAGACAGTATCCCACGCAAAGAGATATATGTCAAATAACCCCCACATTCATCTCTTCTCTGGCACTGTCTCTCGCATTATTAACGGCAAGGCCATCTAGAAAATATAACTGACCATATATACGTCACCACCATTGCTTGGCTAACTTAGAAAAGACAGTACCCATTTCTTCCGAGTCACttctatttgaaaaaattaattaAAATTCAAACTCAATTAATATCATTCAGCTAGTTTGACttctttcatatttttgcatttttcgCGTAAActgtaaagaaaaaaatttttctccTTCCACCTGTCCCAAATCGGGTAGCGATGAGCTGCAATTGAAATTTCTATTTAAACGTATTTGATAAGCCCAATTTCCGTTAcaatttgttcttctttcgCAATATTAGTTCGGTAATcctttctttaaatttttcatgtAGCTGGAGTTACACGATGTAGTCCCTTGTAATCTGTcttatatttatattactGTTCGTCTCTATTATAACCGTTCCGTTTCAATAATGTCTGCAAATGATAAGCAATATATTTCGTACAATAACGTCCATCAATTATGTCAAGTATCCGCTGAAAGAATTAAGAATTTCAAGCCGGACTTGATCATCGCCattggtggtggtggttTCATCCCTGCTAGAATTTTACGTACTTTTCTGAAGGAACCTGGTGTACCAACTATTAGAATCTTTGCTATTATTTTATCCTTGTACGAAGATTTAAACAGTGTAGGCTCAGAAGTTGAGGAAGTCGGTGTGAAAGTTAGCAGAACACAATGGATCGATTACGAGCAATGTAAATTGGATTTAGTTGGTAAGAACGTTCTTATCGTGGACGAAGTCGATGACACCCGTACTACACTTCATTATGCTCTAAGTGAATTGGAGAAGGATGCTGCTGAACAAGCAAAGGCTAAAGGCATCGATGTTGAGAAATCACctgaaatgaaaacaaactt
The Saccharomyces mikatae IFO 1815 strain IFO1815 genome assembly, chromosome: 4 genome window above contains:
- the NCB2 gene encoding negative cofactor 2 transcription regulator complex subunit NCB2 (similar to Saccharomyces cerevisiae NCB2 (YDR397C); ancestral locus Anc_5.489); amino-acid sequence: MAGDSDNVSLPKATVQKMISEILDQDLMFTKDAREIIINSGIEFIMILSSMASEMADNEAKKTIAPEHVIKALEELEYNEFIPFLEEILLNFKGSQKVKETRDSKFKKSGLSEEELLRQQEELFRQSRSRLHHNSVSDPVKSEDSS
- the UTP5 gene encoding Utp5p (similar to Saccharomyces cerevisiae UTP5 (YDR398W); ancestral locus Anc_5.490) produces the protein MDSPVVLSAYDPSGQYLCYVTVALDKQRIGVQPTQRATTSGVDAVWNDNFLYLEDSKLKVTCLKWVTLASSDTVAIILGMNSGEIWLYSVLANEVTYKFTTGNSYEIKDLDLMGNELWCIDSSDAFYQFDLLEFKLLQHFRISDCVQLNKLTIVPTGNSITKLLVASHSISLIDIEEKKVISTFPGHVSPVSTLQIITNDFFVSGAENDRFLNVYDIHSGMTKCVLVAESDIKELSHSGQADSIVVTTEDGNLEIFVDPLVSNSTKKRGNKSKKCSKKIQIASKDGKKIPIYNAFVNKEVLNVSWLQNATMPFFKNLQWRELPNEYTAEISLSWNIKNRSANRDLHGTDLASATNYVEGNARVTSGDNFKHVDDAIKSWERELTSLEQEQAKSLHPNELLTETFGDKLESSTVARLNGKKNNLKGSNLKTATTTGTVTVILSQALQSNDHSLLETVLNNRDERVIRDTIFRLKPALAVILLERLAERIARQTHRQGPLNVWVKWCLIIHGGYLVSIPNLMSTLSSLHSTLKRRSDLLPRLLALDARLDCTINKFKSLNYETSDIYLSEPVIEEDEEEVEYNEELDDAGLIEDGEESYGSEDEGSDSGNEEEDEKEYTSSKQDGHLEGEHTNPEEEEAGYSDVEME
- the HPT1 gene encoding hypoxanthine phosphoribosyltransferase (similar to Saccharomyces cerevisiae HPT1 (YDR399W); ancestral locus Anc_5.491); protein product: MSANDKQYISYNNVHQLCQVSAERIKNFKPDLIIAIGGGGFIPARILRTFLKEPGVPTIRIFAIILSLYEDLNSVGSEVEEVGVKVSRTQWIDYEQCKLDLVGKNVLIVDEVDDTRTTLHYALSELEKDAAEQAKAKGIDVEKSPEMKTNFGIFVLHDKQKPKKADLPAEMLNDKNRYFAAKTVPDKWYAYPWESTDIVFHTRMAIEQGNDIFIPEQEHK